The genomic segment ATCGCAGCATCTCGTCGTTGGGGCCGGCCCGTTTCTCGGCGGCGTCATCGCCGCAGGGGTGTACGACGCACAATTGCAACAATGAATAAGACCTATTCGCAGTGCGAGTGCGACGGCCGCGCGCTAGCCCGCGCGGGTTTCGGCAAAGGCCCTCCAGTTCGCACAGCAGCCCGGCGCGGGGACGGGGCAGTCTTCCGGCGCGGTCGCCTCGAACCAGTGCCGCGTGCGATTGCAGATCGCGCAAACGCTCAACATCACCGGCACTTCGACCAGCACCCCGACCACCGTCGCCAACGCCGCGCCCGACTCGGGGCCGTACAGCGCGATGGCCGTCGCGACCGCCAGCTCAAAGAAATTGCTCGCCCCGATCAATGCGCCGGGCGCAGCGACCCGATGCGGCACGCGAAAGAGTTTCATCAATCCGTAAACCAGTGATGAATTGAAATAGACCTGGATCAAAATCGGAACGGCGATCAACGCAACGTGCAACGAGCGATTCGTGATGTTGTCGGCCTGAAACGCGAAAATGAGAACGAGCGTGGCCAGCAGCGCCAGCACCGCCACCGGATGAAACTTCGGCAGGAACGCCTGCTCGAACCACTCGGCCCCGTGCGAGCGAATCAACGCCGTCCGCGTGATCGCTCCGGCCGCCAGCGGAATCACGATGAAACACACGACGGCGTACAGCAGCACCGTGAACGGCACCGTCAGCGACGACGCCCCGCTGACCAGCAGCGTCACGATCGGCGCGAACAGCACCAGCATCAGCAGGTCGTTCACCGAGACCTGCACCAGCGTGTACGCCGCATCGCCTCGCGTCAGGTAGCTCCACACGAAGACCATCGCCGTGCACGGCGCCGCCGCCAGAATGATGACGCCGGCAATGTACTGGTCGGCCTGCTCCGCGCCGATCCACGGCGCGAACAGGTGCTTGAAGAACACATACCCGATCAGCGCCATGCTGAACGGCTTGACCAGCCAGTTGACGAAGCAGGTGATCAGCAGGCCGCGGGGGCGCTTGCCGACGTTGACGATCGACGCGAAATCGATCTTTAACATCATCGGGTAGATCATCAGCCAGATCAGCACGGCGATCGGGGCGTTGATCTGGCTCCCGCCGCCGAACTCCAGCCGCCGCAGCGCGTCCACCGCCCCCGGCGCGAGCCTGCCGAGCGCGACGCCGACCACCATGCACAGAGCGACCCAGAGCGTGAGATAACGCTCGAAGACATTCAGCCGCCGCGGCGAAGCATCCGGTTCCATCATGGTGTCACTCCTGTACGGGTTTCCGACCAAAGAACACCGCGCTCCAGATTTTTCCGGCGGCGGCTGCGGCCAGCCTCGCGGTCTCCGCCGCGGCGACGCCCTCGGTCGTTGCCAGGGCCGCCAGTTGCGAGGATTCGTAGATCACGCGCTGACGAACTTCGACATCGGTCAATCCGGCGGCGCGCAGCCCGGCCACGTATGCGTCCTCGTTGATGGCCCCGGCGATGCAGCTTGCGTGAAGATCCGCGTTCCGGCGAATTTCGTCCGGCAAGTCGGCCGCCACGACGTCCGACACGCGCAGGCGCCCGCCGGGCCGCAGGACGCGCGCGATCTCGGCGAAGACCCGCTCTTTCTCCGGCGACAGATTGATGACGCAGTTGGAGATGACCCAATCA from the Planctomycetia bacterium genome contains:
- the arsB gene encoding ACR3 family arsenite efflux transporter is translated as MEPDASPRRLNVFERYLTLWVALCMVVGVALGRLAPGAVDALRRLEFGGGSQINAPIAVLIWLMIYPMMLKIDFASIVNVGKRPRGLLITCFVNWLVKPFSMALIGYVFFKHLFAPWIGAEQADQYIAGVIILAAAPCTAMVFVWSYLTRGDAAYTLVQVSVNDLLMLVLFAPIVTLLVSGASSLTVPFTVLLYAVVCFIVIPLAAGAITRTALIRSHGAEWFEQAFLPKFHPVAVLALLATLVLIFAFQADNITNRSLHVALIAVPILIQVYFNSSLVYGLMKLFRVPHRVAAPGALIGASNFFELAVATAIALYGPESGAALATVVGVLVEVPVMLSVCAICNRTRHWFEATAPEDCPVPAPGCCANWRAFAETRAG